Part of the Sphaerochaeta associata genome is shown below.
TGTCCAAGAGATTTTCCGGGTGCAACAGAATCAGGCTGCGTTGAATTTCAATCTCGCTGAGAGCAGAAACAGCATTGTACAGGTAGGTTCCTACACCCTTGTTTCCAATAACTCCAATTCGCAGTTCAGGATGGCCATCCGTCCGGGAGAATTTGGTGATCAGGACCAGTTTGCATTCGTATTGGATGAGGATGAACCCTTGCTTGCAGGCCAGCTCTCTGTGATACCTTTCACGGTCCGTGTCGCCAGTGATGTTTCCCAGGCAGTGAGTGTTGCCGGATCACAAGCGATGCAGAAAGATCTGGGAGTACGCGGGGTCTATGCCAACAATGAGGCGATTCTCTATGAAACCGGTGAGATTCTCGCAGAAATCCCTGATTTCGATCCCGACCTCTATGCAACAGGATGGTATTCGGCCGCCATCCAGCTCAGTATCGAAGTACTTTAGATAAACTCCTCATCGGAAAAGAAATCATCCTCGTCATCATCCTCATGGAACTGCACTTTCAGGAGATCTTTCAGCCACTGATTGTCATCGTCCTGGTCAATTTTTTGCTCACACTCATTCTCGTGGCTCTCTGCAAGCCAGGTATCTAATGCTGCAAGGGCTTCCTTGCTGGCAAAACAAGGGCGTTCAGTTGTTAGGAACTGTTCGTTTTTACCGTTGAGCAGATAGAAAGGGCAACTGTTGCATCGCTCTGACAGTTGGCAGAAACGGATGACTTGGGAATACCATTCTTGATTATTCATGTGCGTAGCATACTCCATGCCTTGTTGTTTTTCCACTCTTTGTTCTTTGTTCGTTTGACTAGCTTTCCATGCAGTATTAGAATGGTTGTAGAGCAATAAGAGGAGTAGTAGATGAAACCAACACTATTGGTATTGGCAGCCGGTATGGGAAGCCGCTACGGCGGAATCAAGCAGATAGACAGTGTGGGAGCCCATGGGGAAACCCTGCTCGATTTTGGGGTATACGATGCCCGGAAAAGCGGTTTTGAGAAAGTAATTTTCATGATTCGCAAAGATATTGAAAAGGATTTCCGTGAGCGCCTGTTCGACCGTATTGCAAAGAACATGGATGCTTCCTATCTTTTCCAGAGCCAGGACTCACTGCTCACCGAGGAGCAGAAACACATTTCCAGTGCCCGCAAGAAGCCTTGGGGTACCATTCATGCCGTGCTTTGCGCCAAGGATACCATCACCGAGCCGTTTGCCGTTATCAATGCAGATGACTATTATGGCAGAGAGTCGTTCTCCATTCTGGCCGGTCACCTCAGCTCTCTTGAAAGCGGCAGCAGAGAGCATGCCATGGTCGGGTATGTGTTGGACCATACCATGAGCCGAAGCGGAACCGTAAGTCGGGCGATCTGCAATGTGAAGGACGGGTACCTGATCGATATGGAGGAACATACGAAAATCGGGTATGAGGGTGATCAGGTGGTAAGCCATCGAGAGGGTGGAGATTTGCTCTTGACCGGGAAGGAGTGGGTTTCCATGAACTTCTTCGGATTTGCCCCCTCGGCCTTTGAGAGCTTCTCCTCCTACTGGGACGGCTTCATCGAGAAACATATTCGTGAAGAGAAAGCCGAGTGCTACCTGCCCAACGGGGCCAGCAACATTGTGACGAAGAAAGAGGGAAAGATTCGCTTCTACACTACCCAGGAGAGTTGGTTCGGGATGACCTACAGCGAGGACCGGGAGAACGTAAAGGAGCAGTTGGCTAAGAAAGTCAGAAGCGGCTATTACCCTGAGAAGCTCTGGAAGTATTGATCAAGGTTTCTTTTTCTGCTTCTGCGTTACATCCGATAGTCCGGCCCATGCAGCTTCCTCGATGGGGGTGAACCCCTCACCGAGGACCTTGTATGCTTCTTGGACCACCATGAAGGCGAACTTGTCATGACGGTGGACAATATTGGTCAGCGCTCCCAGCTTGTTGTTGGCAACCACCGTCATGATGACCGGTCGGTCGAATCCGGTATACATGCCGCTGCCGTAGAGAATGGTTCCGCCGTGTCCCAATTCCTTGAGGATCTCCTGCTCTATCTCCTTGCGCCTGTCACTGATGATGAACACGGTCTTTGCCGATCGCGTACCGAAGGAAAGTACGACCTTGTCGATGGTCACTCCTACGATGTAGACCGTTATCGTCGCGTAGAGGGCCATCTCCAAGGAGAAGATGAAGGCACTCGCGGCAATGATGAGGGCATCGACCAAAAAGAGTGACGTACCGGTCGAGAGCGGTGTGTATCTTGCAACTATCTGGGCGAGAATGTCCGTTCCTCCGGTATTTGCTCCGCTGCGAAGCACAAGTCCTACGCCCAAGCCCATCAAGACTCCGCCAGAGATGGCCGAGAGGAGAATCGAGAGGGGGTTCGAGTAGTCCAGCACTCCGTCGTATCCTGCCCAGGTGTTGATGAGTGTGGTGAAAACGGAGAGCAGCACGGTTCCTGCCAAGGATTTGACACCGTACTGTTTGCCGAATATCGCAACACCCAGCAAAAAGAGCGGGACGGAGAGAATGAATATGGAAAGGCCGGTATCGAGGTTGATTGTGTGATACAGGATAATGGCAATGCCGCTTACACCGCCGCTGGCGATTTTGGCTGGAGAAGAAAAGAGTGCGATGCCGAGGGCCGTGAGAAACGACCCTGTTGTGATGTAGAAGAGTTCCAACAGATGATAATGGCGTTTGGTCATGACGTAAGCATAGTCCTTGCCGGCGGTTTTTTCTACTGTTCAGCGTCCCAGCTTGTCACTGAGTCTTCCTTCAAAGCGCGCCAGTCTCTCGAAGAGTGCATCGATGTCCGACTCTACGATGAGGGCCTTCAGATGATCGGCCTTGAGAAAGCCTTCCTGGACGCTATGCTGGAGAAATGCCAGCAGGCAGTCGTAGAATCCGGCAACGTTGAGCAGTGCGACTGGTTTGGTATGGAAGCCAAGCTGCAGCCAGGTGTAGACCTCCAGGATTTCCTCGAATGTTCCGATGCCCCCCGGCAGTGCCACGAACGCATCGGCAAGCCTATACATGGTTGCCTTGCGTTCGTGCATAGTCGGTACTACGATCAGCTGCTCTTCCACCGGACGTAGGCAAATATCACTGCGATTCAAAGCTTCGGGGATGACTCCGATCACCCTGCCGCCCAGTGAGTGGATGCTCTCTGCGACAGTGCCCATCAGCCCTCGGTTTCCACCTCCATATACCAGGGTGGTTTGCCTCTGATACATCTGGTTCCCGAACAGCCTGGCTGTCTCTTGATAGATGGGCTTGGCCCCGTTGCTGCTTCCACAGAAAACTGCAATTGATCTGATTGTGTTCATGCAAGGTAGCGTAGCGATATGCAAAAGGTATGACAACAGGGTGGGGAAAAGGGGTTACCCATTGCGCATTTGCTTGTTATAATCTATTGAGAAGTGTATGATGGTTGTAAGGAACACTGACTTGAAATTGTTGTGACCCCGTTGAGGGTTATGTATAGGAGTTAAGCACTATGAGAATGAAATTCATCGCTTTATTGGCAGCCTTGGTCTTATTGCCAGCCGTATTGTTCGCTGTCCCTGTCGTAGTGACATGGGAGTGGTTGCTTGAGGATCCGATGGTCACGACATTCAGGTATCAGGTGGATGGCGAAGACGACGACAAATGGACTGTTGTCGATTCTTCTGTCACAAGCTATACCGAACGTGGCCTGGATGGGACCCTTGCACACACCTTGTATCTTCAACAGTCCTATGACGGTGTTCATTTCAGCGGCAGTGCAATCTCCGTAGCCGAGCCGATGTTCCCTGCGATCGAGGAGATGCCCGTCCTTGCCGAGGAACCGGCAATTGTTGCTGAACCTGAAGTACTGGCCCCCGTTGCTGAAGAGATACCGGTTGTTGTAGCAGAAGAGGAAATTGCTCCGGTTGCTGAAACCGAGGCGGTTGTCCCAGTTGCTGAAGAAGTGGTAGTGGCCGAAGAGGTTGTTCCTGTTGCTGAGGAAGTAATAGCAGCCGAAGAGGTTGTTCCCGTTGCTGAGGAAGTAATAGCAGCTGAAGAGGTTGTAGCTGCAGAAGAGCCGGTGATGGTAGCTGAAGAAGTTGCCGCACCTGTTGAGACTGCACCGGTTGAACCCGTGGTTGCAACACAGCCGGAGCCTGTTGTCGCTCCTGTTGAGCCGGTTGAGCTTCCCAAGGCAAAAGCTGAGAGCAGGTACTACACCACCATCAGTTTGGGTGGAACGTTCAATTGGCAAAGCGAAAAACCAGGGCTCTCATATGGAGATAAGGAATTGCAAGCTGAAATTGGAATCCATCTGAACAACCTGAAGACCTTCAATAAGTCTCTTGGATTTGGTGTTGATATCGGATTAGCATATTCTCCTTATTTGAAGAATTACGGATTGGGAGATGTTATTAAAAATCTTTTGGATTTCGATTTTGCAACTCCCTTCAGCAAACTCGACCATGCTGCCACTATCTCCATCGCCCCGATGCTGAACATGGAGTTCGGAAAGGTTGCTTTCGATCTTGGAGTCGGAGGGTTCTTCACCTATGGTCCTTCCTTGGCTACCACCGATGGAGATTCCATGCTCTACGGCGCTTTCGCCAAGGCAGCTCTCGAGTACAAGTTCAACAAGAGCTTCAGCTTGGGGGCAAGTGGCAAATATGGCTTCATCCTCAGCGAGGGTAGCCTTTCGAGTGCACCCCAATTTGCAGAGGGTTCGGTCTACATGGGTTTCTCCTTCTAGGAGGGTTGCTCATTCACTATAGAAAAGGGCCCAGCAATGGGCTCTTTTTTCGCATAGTGCCTTGACCTCACTTCTTTGGTATGGCTATCATAGACCAAGATAGTGTAAAGGTTTCTTTCTCATTGCAGGTGCGAGTTCGACTTTCTCATCTGCATCACTTGCCTGTTACAGGTAAAAGGATGGTTGGCGTTTTTATGAAAGCAGGCCGAGTGCAAGCATGCATCGACTATATCAAGTTCAATCATGAAGCAGAAGGCTTCGAGTTTTCCGAGGATGAGGAGCATGCGATACGGAGGGTTCTTGAAGGCGATGTAAATGCCGACGAGTTGATCCAAGCATACATCGACAGTCATGCTCTCTCCACCGAGTATGTACCACCTCAGGATGAACTGTCCGTCTACCCCCATACTTCATCGTTGGTCAACTACTTTTCCATCAAGGAACGAGCGAAGCTCAGAAGGGTGGAGGCCTACATGGCAAATATCCGTTCGGCGGAAATGCTGACCGAAACGGTGCAGAATACCTATGATTTCGAGTATCTCAAGTCAATCCATGAAAGGATGTTTGGTGATGTCTATCCCTCGGCGGGGCTAATTCGTACTACAGTTGCAGCGAAGAGAACAGTGTTCTGCAATCCCGAGTACATCGACAGTGCTGCGGAGGATATATTCACTCGTCTGAGGAAGGACCGGTACCTTGTCGATATGGACCGTGAAACCTTCATCAACGACCTTGCTTTCTATATGGGAGAGGTCGAGGCGTTGCATCCTTTCAGGGATGGAAACGGAAGGACCGCACGATTATTCTTCTATCAGCTCTCCATGAATGCCGGATACGATATTGATTGGTCTCTTGTTGATGCTGATCGACTTTTGGAAGCCGACATCAGTGCCATCGACGGGGATTATCAACTTCTGATCGACGTTTTGGAAGAAGTCGTCATTTAGTACAAGGAGTACTGTCCATGACAAAGATTGCATTTTTCGACACCAAGCCGTATGACAAGGTTTGGTTTGACCAGTTGTCTGGCGAACATGCGGTGGAAATTACGTATTTTGAATCAAAACTGAACGAACGAACGGCGGCGCTGGCCAAGGGCTATGAAGTAGTGTGTGCCTTCGTCAATGATACAATTACCGAAGCAGTCATCGACGAATTGTATGCGGGCGGGGTTCGCCTGTTGGCCATGCGGTGTGCCGGATACAACAATATCGATTTCAAGGCCGCCTTTGGAAAGATTCATATCGTCAGGGTCCCTGCTTACTCTCCGTACGCTGTTGCAGAGCATGCAATGGCATTGCTTTTAAGCTTGGTGCGACAAACCCATCACAGTTATGTGCGAACCCGTGAATTCAACTTCAGCCTCAATGGTCTGGTAGGGTTCGACCTCCATGGAAAAACAATCGGGGTGGTTGGTACGGGTAAAATCGGGAAGGTCTTCATCAATATCTGCAATGGCTTCGGCATGAGGGTTCTCGCCTACGACCCGTATCCAGATCCGAACCTTGCAGTGACCTACTGCAGTTTCGAGGAGCTCTGCCGTCAGTCGGATATCATCAGTCTTCACTGTCCGCTCACCGAGCAGTCATTCCATCTGATCAACCGCGATACCATCGCACTGATGAAGGACCGGGTTGTCTTGATCAACACCTCACGCGGCGCCTTGGTGGAAAGCCAAGCCCTGCTGGATGGCATCAAGACCAAGAAGATCGGGGCAGCGGCCCTGGATGTCTACGAGGAGGAAGCGGAGGTCTTCTATGAGGACAGGAGCACCACCATCCTCGATGACGACGTGCTGATGCTGCTCATCTCCATGCCCAATGTATTGGTGACCAGCCACCAAGCTTTCCTTACGAAAGAGGCCTTGCACAATATTGCCGAGACTACGCTGGGCAGTATTGATGCTTTTGTGTCGGGAGAGGTGATGGTGCACGAAATCTGCTACCAGTGCGATACCTGTCACAAAGTCACCGGTCAGCGCTGTTTTTAATGCGCTCGTAAGCCCAGGTTTGGTCTACTGCAGTAAAGAACCCCTTTTGCAGGGGAAACTGTTGTGTAGTCTCAAGAAGCTGGTTGTACAGCTCATACTCGCACTCGATTGAACCTTCCAAGGCTCCCTCGCTGTCCAGAACAGAGAAGAGCAGCTTGTTTGCCTGTGTTTGATGTTCGGCAAAGAAGAGCTGCACTTCAGGCTTCTGCATGTACATGGCCAGATACAGCTTGCACAGCTCAATGGTTCGGTCGTCGAGATTGCTGTCCAGCAGAAGGATTTTCTCCTTCAGTGCAGCTGAGGTCGTAACCAGGCGAAGTGTGTAGGCTTGTAGATCCTGTCTGCCGGTGACTGCGCCGTCGAGTTCGCGCACTTGCGACCGGGGTGCCAAGAGCAGTGCCACCTGCTGCGTTTCATCGACAACCAGAAGTTCATGCAGGACGGTGAACTGCTTTGTGCACGATGGACAGGTCACCGAAAAGAGAGAGTCGGTGAGTATGGCAAGCTTTTGCTTGGGGTGCTTGGCCAGATCCAGAAATGGATGCAGCGTATGCGTCACTTCACAGTGGCAGTGCGGACAGGTGAGGGCGGCTTCTTGCATGGCGAGACTGTACCATACTTGGAGTGCAAAAAGGAAGCTCCCTTGCGGGAGCCTCTCTCTGTTATTTCTTACGTACCGCCCTGATGGTCGGTTTCGTATCCTTGACGGTGACGACGGTCCGATGTTTGATCAGGAAGGTGTAGTGAATTTTCTGGTCCCTTGCAAAATCCTCGGCGATGGTGCTTGGTGTGATGTCCTGGACATCATACTCTTCAAGCAGGCGCTCATCGAGGCGGAACTTACGGTAGTTGTTGCTGAAGATCAAGGTGCCCTTTGGATCGAGGTGCATCATGCAGGCCTTGATCAGCCTGACTTGATCCCTATCCACATCGAAGTTCTGCCGTCCCTTTCCGTTGGAGAACGTAGGGGGATCGCAGAAGATCAAATCGTAGCGGTCGTAAGTATCGAAGAGGAACTCAAGGCAGTCACTGCGATAAAAAAAGTGGTTCATTTCGGTATACCCGTTGAGCTGCATGTTTTTTACCGCCCAATCAAGATATGTAGCCGATGCATCGACACTGACGGTACTCAGAGCTCCCCCTTTTGCCGCCTGTACGGTCGCCGTACCGGTATAACAGAAAAGATTGAGGAATCGCTTTCCTTCGGCCATTGAGGCTATCTGCTTCCGGATGGGCCTGTGGTCGAGGAAAATGCCTGTATCGAGATAGTCGGTGAAGTTGACCAGATATTTTACCCCGTTCTCATTGATGATGTAGAACTTGTCGGTACTGGCCATTTTCTCGTACTGCTTCTCTCCCTTCTGCTGGGTTCTCTGCCTGACATAAATCTGTTCGCGGTCGATGCCTGTTGCACGTTCGGTTGCATCGATGAGCTCTCCCAGACGCCTGAGGGCATCTTCGGGATCGATTGTTTCAGGCGGAGCATACTCCTGCAGGCTGATGTACTTGTTCTCATAGAGATCGATGGCGGCACTGTACTCAGGCATATCGGCATCGTAGATGCGATAGCAGGTTACGCCCTGTTGTTCCATGATCGGCTTGAGATTGCCCAGATTCTTCACCAAGCGGTTGTATGCCATCTGAGCCCCGTCACTGAGAGGTTGGGCAAGGCGCTCTTTCTTGCGTTCAATCGCCCGCTCGATCATCTGCTGACGCTCTTCGGCGGTAAATACATAGTAGTGGGCTATCTGACACGTCACGCCGCCGTTGTTGACGGTGTTGGTTCGATCGGGCTTCATGTCGACATGGCTGAGCAGTTCCTGCTGACCGCAGAGAATGGCGACATTCCAGCCTCCGAACAGCGTACTGATCTGCCTGCCCAACTGGCGGTAGAGTACCTCCAAATTGGTATCGCTCTCCATTCTCAGCCCGTAGGGAGGATCGGTGATGATGTACCCCGTGCCCTGGGGGACATCCGCTGCAGTGATGGTGCAAAAGTCCTTGACCTGAAAATTGATGAGGTCTTCGACCTGGGCAAGCTCGGCATGCTTCTTGCTGATTGCCACAGCCTTGGGATCGATGTCCCAGGCATGGATGACGATATTGCGGGAACTTGCCTTCTCGGCTCGTTCAAGGGCCTCATCAACCACTTCCTCATAGATATCGGGATCGTGGATGGGCAGGTTGAAGAAGTTGAACTTGCGGTTGGACACCAAGCCGGGTGCTCTGTCGGCTGCCCAAAGGGCTGCTTCGATTGCGATGGTTCCCGAACCGCAGAAGGGATCGAGCAGCATCGGTACCCCTTCTCCTTTTTCGAGTGACTTTCGCCACTCGCTTCGATAGATGACCGAACAGGTGAGGTACTCACTGAGTACTGCATCGGTCTGGGCGACCCGGTAGCCCCTTCGGTGAAGACCCCGGCCTGAAAAATCCACATACCAAGCGACTTTGTCGCCGTCGATGTGCAAATGGAAGACTACGTCGCTGTTTTCTGTGTCAACCAAAGGTCTTTCTCCATCAAACTTCTCTCTGATGCGGTCTACAATGGCATCCTTGAGCCGGATGGCGGCGAAATGGGAGTTCTTCATGTACGGGCAGTTCTTCACGGTCTCGGTGACGGAGAACGTGATATTGGGATTGACCCAATCCTCCCAGGGAATTTGCATGGAGGCTTCGTACAGCTCGTCTGCATCGAGGATGTCCTCATCCTCGAACAAACCGAGCAACACTCTGGTTGCAGTTCGTGACCAAAGACAGAATCTGTAGGCCGCAGCAAGGTCGGCTGAAAACTCAACCCCCCCGCTTATCGTCCGTATATCGGTAGCCCCTGCAGCTTTAGCCTCTTCCTCGATGATGTCGTTCATGTAGAGGGCGGATGTGGCAAAAAAAATCATACGGTAACTCCTTCTGCCTCAGAGAGCAGGTGTTCCAACTCGAAACGTTCGTAATGGTAGTGGGTATTGCAGTTCGCACACACCAACTCCAAGGGGAAGGGACCGTTCTCAAGAATGTCCTTCTGTTCCTCCTTGTTCAGCTGCTTCAGGTACCGAGTGTACTGCTCTCGGGAGCACGGGCAGGAGAATGCCATGAATTGACTGGCCAAATGGCGTACTTGAGAAGCTTCAAACTGCTTTTCCACATAGGAACGGATGGTTTTTCCTTCCGCAAGCCAGGCTCCGATAGAGGGCAATTTGGAAGAGAGCTCCTCAAGTTCATCCAGAATGCCTTCACTGCAGCCAGGCATCGCTTGCAAGAAAAGAGCTCCGCTGCCGGTTACCTGTCCACGCTTGTCGAAGTGCAGCGAGAGGACGAACATGGTGGGAGTCTGCTCCGATTGATGATAGTGCAAAGCCAGATCCTTCGCGAGGTCTCCATAGGCCATCATGGTCTGTCCGGTGAATGGTGTCTTGTGTCCCTCCAGTATTTTGGAAACTGAAAGGAAGCCTGGTCCATACAACTCATTCAGATCGAGGCTCTTCAGGCTCTCCTTGAGCGGGATGGGATTGTGCTTGAGGTATCCACGCACCGCACCCACCGCCCAGGATTCCACAAACACCCCTCCGATGGGTCCTCCGCACTCTATGTTCAACTGGATGCGGTCATTTCCTTTCACGGTGGCACTGAGCAGTCCCCCGGCAAGGAATGCCTGCCCCAGCACATACGTTTCGAGCAAGCCCAAATCGTGGTTCGCCCGCATTTGGTTTATGAGCTTGGTTGCCGATATTGCAGTAACGCGTATTTGGTCGTCATGCAAAAGAAACACCTCGCGCCCATCATCACTCAGGGCGGCCAGGTGTTCCTGTAAGTCTCTATCTTCAATCTTTTTCTTTATCATACGGAAGCAGATTAGACAATGACCTCACTTTTTGCAAGAGCTTGGAACTCTGTTCCATTAATTACTTCATTCTCCAGCAATTTTGCAGTGATTACCTCAAGAGCCTTGCGGTTCTTCTCAAGGTTGGTCTTCACCACCTGATACCGTTCATTGACAATGCGGGCCGTCTCGGTATCGATGTACTCCTGGGCTTTCTCCGAGTACTCTCGTGCTCCGCTGACTCCGGCTATTCCACTCTGGGTGGTGGGCAGGGTGATGTTCCGGTATCGATCACTCATACCGAACTCGGTGATCATCCGCCGGACCAGGTCACTGGCCCTTGAGATATCGTTTCCGGCACCCGTGGAGATTTCCTGAAAGATCACCTCTTCGGCGGCACGGCCTCCGAGGAGGGTGTCGATATTGCCCAGGAGTTCACTCTGGCTGAGTAGGAATCGATCCTCGGTAGGGTACTGCAACGTATATCCCAAGGCTCCCAACCCACGAGGGATGATGGAAATCTTGCTCACCGGCTCGGACCCTTCGGTCATGAAGGCGGTAAGCGCATGTCCGGTCTCGTGATAGGCGACCCTCTCGCGTTCCTTGGCGTTGAGCAGCCGGCTCTTGCGTTCCAACCCTGCAACCGATTTCTCGATCGCTTCTTCAAAGTCGGCCTGCATTACCACCTTCCGGTTCTGTCGAACCGCCATCAAGGCAGCCTCGTTGGCAATATTGGCAAGGTCGGCACCGGCCAGACCTGCAGCACTTTGGGCGATTTTGCGAAGATCGACATCGTCGCCGAGCTTGATGTTGCGGGTGTGAATCTTCAGGATTGCATGTCTTCCATCCAAGTCCGGCTTGTCGATCAGTACCTGACGGTCGAAGCGACCGGGTCTGAGTAGTGCGGGGTCGAGTATTTCCGGTCGGTTGGTTGCTGCAAGGATGATTACGCCGGTTCTGGAATCGAAACCATCCATTTCAACGAGCAACTGGTTCAATGTCTGTTCACGCTCATCGTTTCCTCCGATGCCCGCCGACACGCGCGAGCGTCCGATGGCATCGATTTCGTCGATGAAAATTATGCAAGGGGAGTTTTCTCGTGCCTGCCTGAAGAGGTCGCGTACACGGGCGGCTCCTACGCCTACGAACATCTCGACAAAGTCGGCGCCGCTCATCTTGAAGAAGGGTACGCCGGCTTCGCCTGCCACGGCCTTCGCCAGCAGGGTTTTACCGGTTCCCGGGGGGCCTACCAGCAATACTCCTTTGGGAATCTTGCCGCCTATCTCTGTATATTTGTCGGGATGCTTGAGAAAGTCGACGACTTCCTCAAGTTCATATTTGCTTTCGTCAGCACCGGCTACGTCGTCAAAACGGACTCCGGTATCACCCTCGGCAACGATTTTGGCTTTATTTTGGTTGAAGGAGAGCACGCCCTGACCGCCCTGTCCTCCCATTTTTGAGAACAAGAAGCGCCAGATGAGCATAATGAAGACAAAAGGAAGTGCATAGCTGAGCAAGCTGGACAGAATGCTCGGCTTGGCCGGCGGGACTGCGTAGAACTCAACCCCCTGCTTTTCAAGGAAGGGTATGAAGGCCGGGTCATCGACCTTGTAGGTGCTGAAGGACTGCAAGAGACTTGCCGCATTTGGCTCGCTGGCAAGCGATCGCAGGTCGGTCACGACTTGGTCTTTCGCGAACGGGTAGCCGACGTAGCGTTCTTCTTCGATGGCAACCCGCTTGATGGTTCCATTCTCGATCAAGGTCTTGAATTGGGTGTAGTCCACCGAGTATACGTTCGACTGCCTGGTCACCATGAAGGTGTTGAGGGCGAGAAACAACAGCAGGATGATGAAGAAGTACCAAAAGGAGAAGGTAAATTTCTTCTTGTCCTTGCCACCGCTTTCGTTGAGGTGAACCCCGGGTTCTATATTGAACTTCTTCTTAAAGGTGTCTTTCCAATCTTTCTCATTCTTATTGTCTTTGCTCATGCGTATGGTTCCTTGTAGGGAGCGTCTCGTGTAGTCCCTTGTTTCGAATATACTCCTGCAATTGCCAATCGGCAACAAGGTCGGTATAGTGATAGACCTATGAATAGCAAAGAAGTTGTGCTTATCACCGGAGGGGCCAAACGTCTTGGGAGAGCCATGGCTCTCTCTCTTGCTGCATCCGGGTACCGCGTGGTAATTCATTGCAATGAAAGCGTCGAACAAGCGGAAAAACTTGTACAAGAACTTGCTTTGCAAGGTTTTGACAGTGCGTATGTTCAAGGTGACCTAAGCGATTCAGGTGCACTTGCATCATTGTTTTCCCAGGCCGTTCAGGCT
Proteins encoded:
- a CDS encoding Fic/DOC family protein, with product MKAGRVQACIDYIKFNHEAEGFEFSEDEEHAIRRVLEGDVNADELIQAYIDSHALSTEYVPPQDELSVYPHTSSLVNYFSIKERAKLRRVEAYMANIRSAEMLTETVQNTYDFEYLKSIHERMFGDVYPSAGLIRTTVAAKRTVFCNPEYIDSAAEDIFTRLRKDRYLVDMDRETFINDLAFYMGEVEALHPFRDGNGRTARLFFYQLSMNAGYDIDWSLVDADRLLEADISAIDGDYQLLIDVLEEVVI
- a CDS encoding YitT family protein codes for the protein MTKRHYHLLELFYITTGSFLTALGIALFSSPAKIASGGVSGIAIILYHTINLDTGLSIFILSVPLFLLGVAIFGKQYGVKSLAGTVLLSVFTTLINTWAGYDGVLDYSNPLSILLSAISGGVLMGLGVGLVLRSGANTGGTDILAQIVARYTPLSTGTSLFLVDALIIAASAFIFSLEMALYATITVYIVGVTIDKVVLSFGTRSAKTVFIISDRRKEIEQEILKELGHGGTILYGSGMYTGFDRPVIMTVVANNKLGALTNIVHRHDKFAFMVVQEAYKVLGEGFTPIEEAAWAGLSDVTQKQKKKP
- a CDS encoding 2-hydroxyacid dehydrogenase gives rise to the protein MTKIAFFDTKPYDKVWFDQLSGEHAVEITYFESKLNERTAALAKGYEVVCAFVNDTITEAVIDELYAGGVRLLAMRCAGYNNIDFKAAFGKIHIVRVPAYSPYAVAEHAMALLLSLVRQTHHSYVRTREFNFSLNGLVGFDLHGKTIGVVGTGKIGKVFINICNGFGMRVLAYDPYPDPNLAVTYCSFEELCRQSDIISLHCPLTEQSFHLINRDTIALMKDRVVLINTSRGALVESQALLDGIKTKKIGAAALDVYEEEAEVFYEDRSTTILDDDVLMLLISMPNVLVTSHQAFLTKEALHNIAETTLGSIDAFVSGEVMVHEICYQCDTCHKVTGQRCF
- a CDS encoding CpXC domain-containing protein, which gives rise to MQEAALTCPHCHCEVTHTLHPFLDLAKHPKQKLAILTDSLFSVTCPSCTKQFTVLHELLVVDETQQVALLLAPRSQVRELDGAVTGRQDLQAYTLRLVTTSAALKEKILLLDSNLDDRTIELCKLYLAMYMQKPEVQLFFAEHQTQANKLLFSVLDSEGALEGSIECEYELYNQLLETTQQFPLQKGFFTAVDQTWAYERIKNSADR
- a CDS encoding Hsp33 family molecular chaperone HslO, which encodes MIKKKIEDRDLQEHLAALSDDGREVFLLHDDQIRVTAISATKLINQMRANHDLGLLETYVLGQAFLAGGLLSATVKGNDRIQLNIECGGPIGGVFVESWAVGAVRGYLKHNPIPLKESLKSLDLNELYGPGFLSVSKILEGHKTPFTGQTMMAYGDLAKDLALHYHQSEQTPTMFVLSLHFDKRGQVTGSGALFLQAMPGCSEGILDELEELSSKLPSIGAWLAEGKTIRSYVEKQFEASQVRHLASQFMAFSCPCSREQYTRYLKQLNKEEQKDILENGPFPLELVCANCNTHYHYERFELEHLLSEAEGVTV
- the rlmKL gene encoding bifunctional 23S rRNA (guanine(2069)-N(7))-methyltransferase RlmK/23S rRNA (guanine(2445)-N(2))-methyltransferase RlmL — encoded protein: MIFFATSALYMNDIIEEEAKAAGATDIRTISGGVEFSADLAAAYRFCLWSRTATRVLLGLFEDEDILDADELYEASMQIPWEDWVNPNITFSVTETVKNCPYMKNSHFAAIRLKDAIVDRIREKFDGERPLVDTENSDVVFHLHIDGDKVAWYVDFSGRGLHRRGYRVAQTDAVLSEYLTCSVIYRSEWRKSLEKGEGVPMLLDPFCGSGTIAIEAALWAADRAPGLVSNRKFNFFNLPIHDPDIYEEVVDEALERAEKASSRNIVIHAWDIDPKAVAISKKHAELAQVEDLINFQVKDFCTITAADVPQGTGYIITDPPYGLRMESDTNLEVLYRQLGRQISTLFGGWNVAILCGQQELLSHVDMKPDRTNTVNNGGVTCQIAHYYVFTAEERQQMIERAIERKKERLAQPLSDGAQMAYNRLVKNLGNLKPIMEQQGVTCYRIYDADMPEYSAAIDLYENKYISLQEYAPPETIDPEDALRRLGELIDATERATGIDREQIYVRQRTQQKGEKQYEKMASTDKFYIINENGVKYLVNFTDYLDTGIFLDHRPIRKQIASMAEGKRFLNLFCYTGTATVQAAKGGALSTVSVDASATYLDWAVKNMQLNGYTEMNHFFYRSDCLEFLFDTYDRYDLIFCDPPTFSNGKGRQNFDVDRDQVRLIKACMMHLDPKGTLIFSNNYRKFRLDERLLEEYDVQDITPSTIAEDFARDQKIHYTFLIKHRTVVTVKDTKPTIRAVRKK
- a CDS encoding TIGR00730 family Rossman fold protein translates to MNTIRSIAVFCGSSNGAKPIYQETARLFGNQMYQRQTTLVYGGGNRGLMGTVAESIHSLGGRVIGVIPEALNRSDICLRPVEEQLIVVPTMHERKATMYRLADAFVALPGGIGTFEEILEVYTWLQLGFHTKPVALLNVAGFYDCLLAFLQHSVQEGFLKADHLKALIVESDIDALFERLARFEGRLSDKLGR